The genomic region CTTGAACGGGAAGGCTTCGCCCCGGATACGAAGCTGCTCGCCGATCGTCTGAATGTGCGTGAACGCGACGTCGTCGAAATGGATCAACGTCTCGGCAACTGGGAGCTCTCGCTCGATCAGCCGATCGGTGAGGGTTCAGGAAAGCACCCTGCTGGATCTTGCCGTCCCATCAAGAGCCGGCCGATGAACAACTTGCCGATCATCAGCTCAAAACGCTCTTTCGTGCCAAGCTGGCTGAATTTATCAAAACATTGGAAGAGCGGGACGAGGATATTCTGAGAAATCGTATCCTGTCCGCTTCCCCTAACCTGGACGATCTTGGGAATAAATACGGAATTACCAAGGAGCGGACCCGCCAGCTAGAGGCACGCATCATCAAACGCCTCCGCGATTACGTCAAAAAAGACATCAAGGATTTCGACCGACTCCGAACATGACTCTCCCCTTCCCGCTCACCCCCTAAGCACATAGAAAACCACTGGAAGTTCGTCTTCACAATGAGTTACGATACCGAACGTTTTCAAACAGCAAAAATGGCGGGTCGATAAAAATCCCTCGCATCCCCTCTTGACTTGGATAAAGTAAGGACTATCTCTCATACAGTCACAGGCTTCTGGGGTCTCAAGCGAGTTCAACCCAACTACAACCGTCAACACGTCACAAGTTAACTTTCACGAGGAGGGAGGTTCTGTTATGAGCAATGCCACGAAGGAGAAAAACGTCGCGAAGGGGTTCCAGCCCTTGGGTGAACGTGTATTCGTCACGTATACCGAGGAATTAGAGAAGACCGCCGGTGGGATTTATGTACCTGATTCGGCGAAGGAAAAGCCTCAACGAGGCGTGGTCCAAGCGATCGGGAAGAAGGTGGAAAACGTCAAGGTCGGTGATCACGTCCTGTTCGACAAGTATTCGGGCAGCAAGCTTCGCATTGAAGATGAAGAGTGCCTGATCCTCAAGGAAGAAGATATCCTCGGGATCTTCACAGCGTAAGACGCGGTTGTCACAAGCTAGTTCGGTTCTAATACATAAGACAAAAACGGAGGAACGATAATGGCAAAGCAACTCATGTACGGCGATGCGGCACGAGCCGCGATCCTAAAAGGGGTGAACCAGCTCGCAGACGCCGTGAAGGCAACACTCGGTCCGAAGGGTCGAAATGCGATTTTGGATAAGAAGTTCGGCGCACCCACTATCACCAAGGACGGTGTGACCGTCGCCAAGGAAGTCGAACTGAAGAACCCGTATGAAAACATGGGCGCTCAGCTGGTTCGCGAAGTGGCCAGCAAGACCAGCGACATCGCGGGGGACGGCACCACCACCGCCACCGTGCTGGCTCAGGCGATCTTCCGCGAGGGTGCGAAGAACATCACCGCGGGCGCCAATCCGATGGAAATCAAGCGGGGCATCGACAAGGCCGTCGAAGCCATCACCGCCGAGCTCAAGAAGCTCAGCAAGCCCTGCCAAAATAAGACCGAGATCTCTCAGGTC from Nitrospira sp. harbors:
- a CDS encoding co-chaperone GroES; translated protein: MSNATKEKNVAKGFQPLGERVFVTYTEELEKTAGGIYVPDSAKEKPQRGVVQAIGKKVENVKVGDHVLFDKYSGSKLRIEDEECLILKEEDILGIFTA